A genome region from Blautia coccoides includes the following:
- a CDS encoding single-stranded DNA-binding protein → MNSITLIGRLAKAPEIREITTQKGETEVARFPLVVRRNHTNKAFVVMVTAYGGNAGFVQKYLEKGTKVTICGELVISQVKNEENGTASYFTEIIMDTMEFAESKSKRESGGEGFEPAKRANIPFEIPEEMEQEMPFR, encoded by the coding sequence ATGAACTCAATTACATTAATTGGAAGACTTGCCAAAGCTCCGGAGATCCGGGAAATCACGACTCAAAAGGGAGAGACAGAAGTGGCAAGGTTTCCGTTGGTAGTAAGAAGAAACCATACAAATAAAGCATTTGTCGTTATGGTTACTGCATACGGAGGCAACGCAGGATTTGTACAGAAGTATCTGGAAAAGGGGACAAAGGTTACGATTTGCGGTGAATTGGTCATCTCTCAGGTAAAAAACGAGGAAAATGGAACCGCATCTTATTTCACAGAAATCATTATGGATACAATGGAATTTGCTGAATCCAAATCAAAGAGAGAATCTGGTGGTGAGGGATTTGAGCCTGCAAAAAGGGCAAACATTCCATTTGAAATACCAGAAGAAATGGAACAGGAAATGCCATTTCGTTAA
- a CDS encoding VirD4-like conjugal transfer protein, CD1115 family: MKKLILINFPYLFIFLFADRASCLYRASPGADMGNKLLYAMEHADRILTGFLPSLYYRDVLVGAGIAAVVKILVWQKQADAKKIRKGVEYGSARWGTAEDIKPFMADDFWMNIPLTATESITMESRPKNPKFARNKNICVIGGSGSGKTRFFVKVSIMMMNCSMVITDPKGTLIEECGKMLAKGPPKRDKHGNVVKDKSGKVVHEPYVIKVLNTINFSKSLHYNPFAYLKTEKDILKLVTVIIANTKGEGEKATEDFWVKAEKLLYTALIALIWYEGDEDEKNMNTLIDLLNESETREDDENYKNPVDMLFEDLEKRNPEHFAVRQYKKYKLAAGKTAKSILISCGARLAPFDIAELREIMSYDEMELDKVGDRKTALFLIMSDTDTTFNFVIAMLQSQLFNLLCDKADDQYGGRLPVHVRVICDEFANIGQIPQFDKLIATIRSREISASIILQSQSQLKAMYKDSADTILGNCDTMLFLGGKEKTTLKEMSELLGKETIDLYNTSETRSNQKSFGLNYQKTGKQLMTEDEIAVMDGGKCILQIRGVRPFYSDKYDITKHPNYRLLADYSEKNRFKVEKELDPKYSPKSDDEVEVMEMDLSEDGNEQENNEERNN; encoded by the coding sequence ATGAAAAAGCTTATTCTCATCAATTTTCCGTACCTGTTCATCTTTTTGTTTGCAGACAGGGCATCCTGTTTGTACCGGGCAAGTCCCGGGGCAGATATGGGAAACAAACTATTATATGCCATGGAACACGCTGACCGGATTTTGACCGGGTTCCTGCCAAGTCTTTACTACAGGGATGTTCTGGTGGGAGCCGGGATTGCGGCAGTTGTGAAGATTCTGGTCTGGCAGAAACAGGCAGATGCAAAAAAAATCCGAAAAGGAGTGGAGTATGGTTCTGCCAGGTGGGGAACAGCGGAAGACATCAAACCATTTATGGCAGATGATTTCTGGATGAACATTCCGCTGACGGCAACAGAATCCATTACCATGGAGAGCCGTCCGAAGAACCCAAAGTTTGCCAGAAATAAAAACATCTGCGTCATCGGCGGTTCCGGTAGTGGAAAAACAAGGTTTTTCGTAAAGGTCTCTATTATGATGATGAACTGTTCCATGGTCATCACAGACCCGAAGGGAACACTGATCGAAGAATGCGGGAAGATGTTAGCCAAAGGACCGCCAAAGAGAGACAAGCATGGAAATGTTGTGAAAGATAAATCCGGGAAGGTGGTGCATGAGCCTTATGTGATAAAGGTTTTAAATACTATAAACTTTTCCAAATCACTTCATTACAATCCGTTTGCCTACCTGAAAACTGAAAAAGATATCCTGAAACTGGTGACGGTTATCATTGCCAACACCAAAGGGGAAGGGGAAAAGGCAACCGAGGATTTCTGGGTCAAAGCAGAAAAACTGCTGTACACGGCACTGATTGCCCTGATCTGGTATGAAGGGGACGAGGACGAGAAGAACATGAACACCCTGATCGACCTTCTGAATGAAAGTGAGACCAGGGAGGATGACGAGAATTACAAAAATCCAGTGGATATGCTGTTTGAGGATCTGGAAAAAAGGAATCCGGAACACTTTGCGGTACGTCAGTATAAGAAATACAAGCTGGCGGCAGGTAAGACAGCAAAATCTATCCTGATCAGCTGCGGTGCCAGACTGGCTCCGTTTGATATTGCCGAGCTTCGGGAGATCATGAGCTATGATGAGATGGAACTGGATAAGGTGGGAGACCGGAAGACGGCGTTGTTTCTGATTATGTCAGATACAGATACCACCTTTAACTTTGTGATCGCCATGCTGCAGTCCCAGCTTTTCAACCTGCTCTGTGATAAGGCAGATGATCAATATGGCGGCAGGCTGCCAGTCCATGTGCGGGTTATCTGCGATGAGTTTGCCAACATCGGGCAGATTCCTCAGTTTGATAAGCTGATTGCCACTATCCGAAGCAGGGAAATCTCTGCTTCTATTATTTTGCAGTCGCAGAGCCAGCTGAAGGCAATGTACAAGGATAGTGCGGATACAATTCTGGGGAATTGTGACACGATGCTGTTCCTTGGGGGTAAGGAAAAGACCACCCTGAAAGAGATGAGTGAGCTTCTGGGAAAGGAGACGATTGACCTTTACAACACTTCGGAAACACGCAGCAACCAGAAGTCATTCGGGCTGAATTACCAGAAAACCGGGAAACAGCTGATGACGGAGGATGAGATCGCAGTCATGGACGGCGGGAAATGCATCCTGCAGATCCGTGGTGTCCGTCCGTTCTATTCGGACAAATACGATATAACCAAACACCCCAATTACCGGCTCCTTGCGGATTACAGCGAGAAGAACCGGTTTAAGGTGGAAAAGGAACTGGATCCGAAGTACTCACCGAAATCTGATGATGAGGTGGAAGTGATGGAAATGGATCTTTCAGAAGACGGGAATGAGCAGGAAAATAATGAGGAAAGGAATAACTAA
- a CDS encoding PcfB family protein has translation MQEEVTQKTVTFCVRTTKMTADVLKKVIAAYLRHQKQKSAEKKAQKNQPKQGKITVKELAKQNAGMTNIEITPKNIKSFERYARKYGINYALKKDKTKDPPVYMVFFKGRDQDAITAAFREFSQKEIQKANRPSIHKRLAAYRSIVAGKAKGKARNKHQEVSR, from the coding sequence ATGCAGGAAGAAGTAACACAGAAAACGGTGACTTTTTGTGTGCGTACCACAAAAATGACGGCAGATGTGCTGAAAAAAGTGATTGCCGCATATCTACGGCATCAGAAACAGAAAAGTGCTGAGAAGAAAGCACAGAAAAATCAGCCGAAACAGGGGAAAATCACGGTAAAGGAGCTGGCAAAGCAGAATGCCGGAATGACGAACATTGAGATCACACCCAAGAATATCAAGTCTTTTGAACGGTATGCCAGGAAATACGGGATCAATTATGCCCTGAAAAAGGATAAGACCAAAGATCCGCCGGTTTATATGGTGTTCTTTAAGGGACGTGACCAGGATGCGATCACCGCTGCTTTCCGTGAATTTTCCCAGAAAGAGATCCAAAAGGCGAACCGCCCTTCCATCCACAAACGTCTGGCAGCATACAGAAGTATTGTTGCAGGGAAGGCGAAGGGCAAAGCCAGGAATAAGCATCAGGAGGTATCCCGGTGA
- a CDS encoding BRO family protein — protein sequence MEQATCKVTEFHNTEFGAIRVIEDQGRLLFCGTDVAFALGYSKPRNAINMHCKGALKKGALTAGGVQTMTFIPEGDVYRLITKSHLPSAQRFESWVFDEILPAIRKTGGYMSSDLLESVRNNPEILLEFAQRLLDENNRNRELQSQINDLQPKANYFDHFMVKGECSNIRTTAKEIGVPERKFVKFLLKGSFLYRSPSGTLLPYAVPKNESLFIVRDFFNNGHLGSQTLITPKGKEYFRALFEDQEEE from the coding sequence ATGGAGCAGGCGACATGTAAAGTAACAGAATTTCATAATACCGAGTTTGGTGCAATTCGGGTAATTGAAGATCAGGGAAGACTTTTATTTTGTGGCACAGATGTGGCTTTTGCCCTGGGTTATTCAAAACCAAGAAATGCAATAAACATGCATTGCAAGGGAGCCCTGAAAAAGGGCGCCCTTACAGCTGGTGGAGTACAAACGATGACATTTATTCCTGAAGGAGATGTGTATCGACTGATTACAAAGAGCCATCTGCCCTCTGCACAGCGTTTTGAAAGTTGGGTATTTGATGAAATTTTACCAGCGATACGAAAGACAGGCGGATATATGTCCAGTGATCTTTTGGAAAGTGTACGCAATAATCCGGAGATACTTCTGGAATTTGCGCAAAGGTTATTGGATGAGAACAATAGGAATAGAGAACTGCAGAGCCAGATTAATGACCTTCAACCGAAGGCAAATTATTTTGATCACTTTATGGTCAAAGGAGAATGCTCAAATATACGAACAACAGCAAAAGAAATTGGAGTACCTGAACGGAAATTCGTGAAGTTTCTTTTAAAAGGCAGTTTTTTATATCGAAGTCCGTCAGGTACACTTCTCCCTTATGCGGTACCTAAGAATGAATCCCTGTTTATTGTCAGGGATTTTTTTAATAATGGACACTTGGGTTCTCAGACGCTGATTACTCCAAAAGGCAAAGAATACTTCCGAGCTTTGTTTGAAGATCAGGAAGAGGAATAA